In the Parasteatoda tepidariorum isolate YZ-2023 chromosome 3, CAS_Ptep_4.0, whole genome shotgun sequence genome, one interval contains:
- the LOC107440291 gene encoding sulfotransferase ssu-1, which yields MASSTNSIVKKPLYNTMDGITYPGFFSPKCFREALDYKPQAEDIFIVTYPKCGTTWMQNVALYIFRKGKELEDISQFKKHCPYIDMLGKEGIEKMPRPGAFKTHLPYDHLPYSPNSKYIFVSRNPKDCVLSFYHHTQSQPEFAFWNGKFDDFFEFFMNGEVEYNDYFDHLLSWYPHRKDQNVFFTTYEEMKKDIRSVIVTLAKFLGDEFISEIERDNAVFNNIVLYSSFDYMKKHLNDMGDSKKIKTASEQMAYEGLRHKAEFISKLNLPEELPELKFIRKGIVGDWKNVLTDEQNGRLNRKFNERLSGTDIPNWFSF from the coding sequence ATGGCTTCTAGTACAAATTCCATTGTGAAAAAACCATTGTATAACACAATGGATGGTATTACATACCCTGGTTTCTTTTCACCAAAATGTTTCCGTGAAGCTCTGGATTACAAACCACAAGCAGAAGACATATTTATCGTGACTTACCCTAAATGTGGGACAACATGGATGCAAAACGTAGCTCTTTACATTTTCCGGAAAGGAAAAGAATTAGAAGATATCTCACAGTTTAAAAAGCATTGTCCTTACATCGATATGCTGGGCAAAGAAGGCATCGAAAAAATGCCCCGCCCAGGTGCTTTTAAGACACATCTTCCTTACGATCACCTACCTTATTCGCCTAATtccaaatacatttttgtctctCGAAATCCTAAGGATtgtgttttatctttttaccatCACACGCAAAGTCAGCCAGAATTTGCTTTCTGGAATGGTAAGTTTGATGATTTTTTCGAGTTTTTCATGAATGGTGAAGTAGAGTACAATGATTATTTTGATCATTTGTTGTCCTGGTACCCTCATCGTAAGGACCAAAACGTTTTCTTCACTACCTACGAGGAGATGAAAAAAGATATAAGGAGTGTTATCGTTACCTTGGCGAAATTCCTTGGCGATGAATTTATTTCCGAAATAGAAAGAGACAATGCGGTGTTTAACAACATTGTTTTATACAGTAGTTTTGATTACATGAAAAAGCATCTCAACGATATGGGTgactctaaaaaaataaaaacagcatcTGAGCAAATGGCTTATGAAGGTTTGAGGCACAAAGCCgagtttatttctaaattaaatctgCCCGAGGAATTGcctgaattgaaatttattcgAAAAGGAATCGTTGGTGATTGGAAGAATGTTTTAACTGACGAGCAGAATGGAAGATTAAATAGAAAGTTTAATGAAAGGTTATCAGGAACTGATATTCCAAACTggttttctttctaa